Proteins encoded by one window of Fischerella sp. PCC 9605:
- a CDS encoding fused MFS/spermidine synthase, whose translation MPGSDVGADLWVNEYITPWDIYAHGVTAVLAYQKTAYQEMYIVETGTYGKALVLDGKWQSCTGDEFLYHEPLVHPAMIFHGEPRKVLILGGGEGATAREVLRWQTVDKVVMIDIDGEVVEACKQHLSEMHQNAFDDPRLHVVIADALDFLDTTDEEWDVIISDLSDPIESGPSFQLFTKEYFEKARRVLSPKGFFVVQAGPVSPGELTLHARLAKTLNTVFPNVQSYSSHTCTYGRPWGFILGSQVEIHTRPDPEKIDQLLQEKTSGGFRMLDGIALLGMLHLPLHLRKAIANETQVYTLAEPPKFFGQGSVK comes from the coding sequence ATGCCAGGTAGCGATGTGGGTGCAGATTTGTGGGTAAACGAATACATCACTCCTTGGGATATATACGCACACGGAGTGACAGCGGTACTTGCTTACCAGAAAACTGCATACCAAGAAATGTATATTGTAGAGACGGGAACCTACGGCAAAGCGCTGGTTCTAGATGGCAAATGGCAATCTTGTACTGGTGATGAGTTTTTATACCATGAGCCGTTGGTGCATCCTGCCATGATTTTTCACGGCGAACCACGTAAGGTATTAATTCTGGGTGGCGGAGAAGGAGCCACCGCTAGGGAAGTCCTGCGATGGCAGACAGTAGACAAGGTTGTGATGATTGACATTGATGGCGAAGTGGTGGAAGCTTGCAAGCAACACCTGAGCGAAATGCATCAGAATGCCTTTGACGACCCCCGCCTACATGTGGTAATAGCGGACGCTCTTGATTTTTTAGATACCACTGATGAAGAATGGGATGTGATTATTTCTGACCTCAGCGATCCCATTGAGTCAGGGCCATCATTTCAGTTGTTCACCAAGGAATACTTTGAGAAAGCCCGGCGGGTGTTGTCACCAAAAGGGTTTTTTGTTGTCCAAGCAGGCCCTGTTTCACCAGGAGAATTAACCCTCCACGCTCGTTTGGCAAAAACTCTAAATACAGTTTTTCCGAATGTGCAGTCCTACAGCAGTCACACCTGCACCTATGGCAGACCGTGGGGTTTTATCCTGGGTTCACAGGTTGAGATCCATACCCGACCCGACCCAGAAAAGATAGACCAACTGTTGCAGGAAAAAACTAGCGGCGGATTCCGGATGTTAGATGGGATTGCACTTTTGGGAATGCTACACCTGCCATTGCATCTTAGAAAAGCGATCGCCAACGAAACCCAAGTTTACACCCTCGCCGAACCTCCGAAATTTTTTGGGCAAGGCTCGGTAAAGTAG
- the speD gene encoding adenosylmethionine decarboxylase translates to MEELEKQSYPPEELSSVPVGRHCILELYGCPIGLLNDIGFIREALQAAAKTAKSTLLKEISYQFEPYGVTALALLAESHISIHTWPENGYIAVDVFTCGQHTNPEKACEYLVKAFQANNHVLMTLPRGRLSPTIQPTIKQLEQTLLVNIRS, encoded by the coding sequence GTGGAAGAATTGGAAAAGCAATCTTACCCCCCCGAAGAATTATCTTCGGTTCCTGTTGGCAGACACTGCATTTTAGAACTGTACGGCTGTCCAATCGGTTTACTCAATGATATCGGGTTCATTAGAGAGGCTTTACAAGCAGCTGCTAAGACAGCCAAGTCTACTCTGCTCAAAGAGATATCATACCAATTTGAACCATACGGAGTGACTGCACTAGCACTGTTAGCCGAATCTCACATATCGATTCATACTTGGCCAGAAAACGGCTATATAGCAGTAGATGTGTTTACCTGCGGTCAACATACAAATCCAGAAAAAGCTTGCGAATATCTTGTCAAAGCTTTTCAAGCTAATAACCATGTACTGATGACACTTCCTCGGGGTAGGTTATCACCTACTATTCAACCAACAATCAAGCAGTTGGAACAAACGCTGCTGGTAAATATACGATCGTGA
- a CDS encoding serine/threonine-protein kinase, whose protein sequence is MNSVYCSKGHENPSGSRFCLHCGEKLDAAASQGIQSGQTLGDRYLIVHQLGQGGFGRTYLAEDINRFRELCVLKEFSPQVQTAYVLQKAEELFQREATVLYKLQHPQIPRFRELFRSNLNGKEYLFLVQDYVEGQTYRALLDTRLRQGLRFTEAEVRQLLQQILPVLEYIHSLGVIHRDISPDNLMLRNVDQLPVLIDFGGVKQVAATVASQYYQANAGAVTPPATLLGKFGYAPPEQMHSGLVEPHSDLYALAATVLVLLTGKQPSELIDSYTLNWQWRREISLSPNLGAVLDKMLSPSPQERYQSARQVLQALTPPIVPTQPPAPVAASNPPTALTVAVAPSLPTTPSPHPPISPSPTWWTPGKIILVFLLFTCAAGVSFWGASNLISLRSRGDGSDNVTSQPTPTFSPTPQPVDPLAKYSPEERARKERLGDRRQQLGIDENFYVSLVNQVFWDQNPTLQRRSLTDESTDAQLRKEWDNTASQVLQKLTQLSSEARRRLGTYGGADRDRWKVEVNNLNVSSRALYDLGDAAFFQQFPEREGKNFINQPIGQVWHGFVADQLNAIAARSAFQKIVFDPSATSKTVNGNLKDSAGKVFIADLRQDQFMEVKLEANSQVLWSIYSPTGEYRLLEDSKKRSWSGTLPESGFYEFVIVSRRPNPLDYQLTLTVENPTPTPSPTPTPSDTPTSEPSPTPTSSETATPTPDETATPTPEPTPIPE, encoded by the coding sequence ATGAATTCTGTTTATTGCTCCAAAGGACACGAAAACCCGTCAGGTAGTCGCTTTTGCCTTCATTGCGGCGAGAAGTTGGATGCTGCGGCTAGTCAGGGTATTCAATCGGGGCAAACTTTGGGCGATCGCTATTTAATTGTGCATCAACTCGGTCAAGGAGGGTTTGGACGCACTTATTTAGCTGAAGATATCAACCGCTTCCGGGAACTCTGCGTTTTAAAGGAATTTTCCCCTCAAGTTCAAACTGCCTACGTGTTGCAAAAAGCAGAAGAATTATTTCAAAGGGAAGCTACTGTTCTTTACAAACTGCAACATCCGCAAATTCCCCGTTTTCGCGAGTTATTTCGCAGTAACTTAAATGGCAAGGAATACTTATTTTTAGTACAGGATTACGTAGAAGGACAAACTTACCGCGCATTGTTAGATACGCGCCTGCGACAAGGTTTACGGTTTACAGAAGCAGAAGTACGCCAACTATTACAGCAAATCCTACCTGTCTTAGAATACATCCACTCTTTGGGAGTTATACACCGCGATATCTCCCCAGATAACTTAATGCTTCGCAATGTTGACCAACTGCCAGTATTAATTGATTTTGGCGGTGTCAAACAAGTAGCAGCAACCGTCGCCTCTCAATATTACCAAGCTAACGCCGGCGCTGTGACACCACCAGCAACCTTACTGGGCAAGTTTGGATATGCTCCTCCAGAACAGATGCACTCAGGTTTGGTAGAACCTCACAGCGATCTGTATGCTTTAGCAGCGACGGTGTTAGTTTTGCTTACAGGCAAACAACCATCAGAACTAATTGATAGTTATACTCTCAATTGGCAATGGCGACGAGAAATTAGCCTCAGTCCCAATTTAGGGGCAGTGTTGGATAAAATGCTCTCTCCATCCCCCCAAGAACGTTATCAAAGTGCTCGTCAAGTTCTGCAAGCCCTCACCCCGCCCATTGTCCCAACTCAGCCTCCTGCCCCAGTTGCAGCCTCAAATCCACCAACCGCCCTCACCGTCGCCGTCGCCCCCTCTCTCCCCACCACCCCATCTCCCCATCCCCCCATCTCCCCCTCTCCCACTTGGTGGACGCCAGGAAAAATCATTTTGGTGTTCTTATTATTTACCTGTGCTGCTGGCGTTAGCTTTTGGGGAGCGAGTAACTTGATCTCGTTGCGTTCTCGTGGTGATGGTTCAGACAATGTCACCTCACAGCCGACACCAACATTTAGCCCAACTCCGCAACCCGTCGATCCTCTGGCTAAATATTCACCTGAAGAACGGGCGCGTAAAGAAAGATTAGGCGATCGCCGTCAACAATTAGGTATTGATGAAAATTTTTATGTGAGCTTGGTAAATCAGGTATTTTGGGATCAAAATCCTACCCTGCAAAGACGCAGTCTCACCGACGAATCCACAGATGCCCAATTGCGGAAAGAATGGGATAACACCGCCTCTCAAGTATTGCAAAAGTTGACGCAACTGAGTTCAGAGGCTAGGCGGCGACTGGGTACCTACGGAGGAGCCGATCGCGATCGCTGGAAAGTCGAAGTCAACAACCTGAATGTATCTAGCCGTGCTTTGTACGATTTAGGGGATGCAGCATTCTTCCAGCAATTTCCAGAACGGGAAGGTAAGAATTTTATCAATCAGCCTATTGGACAAGTTTGGCACGGGTTTGTTGCCGATCAACTCAACGCTATTGCTGCCAGAAGTGCTTTCCAAAAAATTGTCTTTGATCCCAGTGCTACTAGCAAAACAGTCAATGGCAACCTCAAAGACTCAGCTGGCAAAGTTTTTATAGCTGATTTACGCCAAGATCAATTCATGGAAGTAAAGCTAGAGGCAAATTCTCAAGTTTTGTGGTCAATTTATTCTCCTACGGGCGAATACCGATTGTTAGAAGATTCCAAAAAGCGATCGTGGTCAGGTACACTGCCAGAAAGCGGATTTTATGAATTTGTGATTGTGTCGCGAAGACCTAATCCACTCGATTATCAACTAACTTTGACAGTGGAAAATCCCACGCCAACACCATCGCCAACACCAACCCCCAGCGATACACCCACATCAGAACCTTCACCCACCCCTACATCTAGTGAGACAGCCACACCGACACCTGATGAGACAGCTACACCAACACCAGAACCAACTCCCATACCAGAATGA
- a CDS encoding serine/threonine-protein kinase, whose translation MQVYCSRQHANKGSNRFCTECGEPLPIHQEELIAKRYRIVKLLGQGGFGRTYLAEDVKQSGQECVLKEFAPQVEEQQNLKKAKELFEREASVLQKLQHPQIPRFHTSLQAKIGNHDFFFLVQDYVEGDNYQELLEKRLAQGENFSEEEVIKLLQQLLPVLSYIHSQNVVHRDISPDNLIWRYSDSLPVLIDFGGVKQLPASQGFWFTQLGGIRTLLGKKGYAPEEQLRQGKAFPSSDLYSLGVTALVLLTGKEPQKLYDGYQGTWRWGTEIKTSSHLEAVLKKMLAYKPSDRYQSADQVLKDLQSPTPTKTVNPHVTKLRTMVVAPVGRKRAQALATKFNNKTQAIAQTLNIPVWLRPFAVSMAATTVAALTFVGSWALVNAVIQGVSSITIPTITLPKFPDGSNSPTKPSGNLDKQEATRIAKIIDRRQQLEIPEGFFIQTVDKIFYTDNPELKGRSLTSNSEDARFRKEWYSHADKLLKKIEQADLSTSARRKLGSYSPRDYATWQQKAQAGQLGDYTIEQLQTETNRKFDRLFPGQRRGNGKLDRSTFAQIWYAIAADQVGKLESAN comes from the coding sequence ATGCAGGTTTATTGCAGTAGACAACACGCCAATAAAGGGAGTAATCGCTTTTGTACCGAGTGTGGTGAACCTTTGCCTATTCATCAGGAAGAGTTGATAGCCAAGCGCTATCGGATTGTAAAGTTATTAGGGCAAGGGGGTTTTGGACGTACTTATTTGGCGGAGGATGTGAAGCAATCCGGGCAAGAGTGCGTGCTGAAGGAATTTGCACCCCAAGTAGAAGAACAGCAGAATTTAAAAAAAGCTAAAGAGTTGTTTGAGCGAGAAGCTAGTGTACTGCAAAAACTTCAGCATCCCCAAATTCCCCGCTTTCACACCTCACTGCAAGCAAAGATTGGCAATCATGATTTTTTCTTTTTGGTGCAAGACTATGTGGAGGGTGACAATTACCAGGAGTTGCTAGAAAAACGTCTTGCTCAAGGAGAAAATTTTAGCGAAGAAGAGGTAATTAAACTCCTGCAACAACTTTTACCTGTGTTGTCCTACATCCACTCTCAAAATGTGGTTCACCGCGATATCTCTCCTGATAATTTAATTTGGCGATATTCTGATAGCCTACCAGTTTTGATTGATTTTGGCGGTGTGAAACAATTACCTGCTTCTCAGGGTTTTTGGTTTACTCAACTGGGTGGAATCCGGACTTTGTTGGGAAAGAAAGGCTATGCGCCAGAAGAACAGCTACGCCAGGGCAAAGCCTTTCCGAGTAGCGATTTGTATTCTTTGGGGGTGACGGCGCTGGTGCTGCTGACAGGAAAGGAACCACAAAAACTCTATGACGGCTATCAGGGAACTTGGCGTTGGGGAACGGAAATCAAAACGAGTTCTCACCTGGAAGCTGTGTTAAAAAAAATGCTGGCTTATAAACCTAGCGATCGCTATCAAAGTGCGGATCAAGTCCTCAAAGATTTACAATCGCCTACCCCTACCAAAACTGTCAATCCCCATGTTACTAAACTCCGGACTATGGTAGTTGCACCTGTTGGGCGAAAACGCGCCCAAGCCCTGGCTACCAAATTCAACAACAAAACACAAGCGATCGCTCAAACTCTAAACATACCTGTTTGGCTGCGTCCGTTTGCTGTAAGCATGGCAGCAACAACCGTAGCCGCTTTGACTTTCGTTGGTTCTTGGGCGCTGGTAAATGCCGTTATTCAGGGCGTATCATCAATTACGATTCCTACGATCACTCTCCCTAAATTTCCAGATGGTTCTAATTCCCCGACGAAACCATCGGGTAACTTGGATAAGCAGGAAGCAACCCGGATCGCTAAAATTATCGATCGCCGCCAACAGCTAGAAATTCCAGAAGGATTTTTTATTCAAACGGTAGATAAAATTTTTTATACTGATAATCCAGAGCTAAAAGGGCGTTCCCTCACCTCTAATTCAGAAGATGCAAGATTCCGAAAAGAATGGTACAGTCATGCTGACAAGTTATTAAAAAAAATAGAACAAGCTGATCTCAGTACAAGTGCGCGTCGGAAATTGGGAAGCTATAGCCCACGAGATTACGCAACTTGGCAGCAAAAAGCCCAAGCAGGTCAGTTAGGTGATTATACAATCGAGCAACTGCAAACAGAAACAAATCGAAAATTTGACCGATTATTTCCAGGACAACGACGTGGCAATGGGAAACTAGATCGGAGTACATTTGCTCAAATATGGTATGCGATCGCAGCCGATCAAGTGGGTAAACTAGAATCTGCTAATTAG
- a CDS encoding phenylacetate--CoA ligase family protein: MNTESQRQRAVSAYTDFLNTPLDILIQQHLHTRVESAQQSPQQEEFPHGAASVLSLFHDVATSVPAYKHFLAEHAINPDSIQTFADFQTLPLITKENYLLRHPLANLCRHGQLEMCDMIAVSSGSTGKPTFWPRFFTDELQIATRFEQIFHDSFAADTKRTLAVICFTLGTWVGGMYTTNCCRYLASKGYPVTVITPGNNKEEILRVVQELGIAFEQVVLLGYPPFLKDVIDTGIARGIEWQRYQIKLVMAGEVFSEEWRSLVGERVGFQHPCYDSASLYGTADAGVLGNETPLSICIRRFLAAHPEAARTLFGESRLPTLVQYDPVSRFFEVKDRALLFSGDNGIPLVRYNILDTGGIINYNAMQQFLAQYGFDPVTELQAHGGRGVRPLPFVYVFGRSNFTVSYFGANIYPENVSVGLEQPEIRDWVTGKFVMQVKEDADQNRFLSIVVELAPGEEGNEQRRQAITSSILTQLLRLNSEFANYVPPEYQMPQIALVPTSDPEYFPVGVKHRYTRK, encoded by the coding sequence ATGAATACCGAATCACAACGGCAGCGGGCAGTTAGCGCATATACAGATTTTTTAAATACCCCCTTAGATATACTCATACAACAGCATCTCCACACTAGAGTCGAATCAGCACAGCAGTCGCCCCAACAGGAGGAATTCCCGCACGGGGCTGCCTCAGTTTTGTCATTATTTCATGATGTAGCTACTAGTGTACCTGCATACAAACATTTCTTGGCAGAACATGCAATCAATCCCGACTCTATTCAAACCTTTGCAGATTTTCAAACACTGCCGCTGATTACTAAAGAAAATTACCTTCTGCGTCATCCTTTAGCAAACTTATGTCGCCACGGGCAGCTAGAAATGTGCGACATGATTGCTGTTTCTTCTGGTTCGACAGGAAAACCGACATTTTGGCCGCGTTTCTTCACAGATGAGTTACAAATAGCCACACGCTTCGAGCAGATATTTCACGACAGTTTTGCTGCTGATACTAAACGCACTCTCGCTGTAATTTGTTTCACTTTAGGAACCTGGGTAGGGGGAATGTATACCACCAATTGCTGTCGCTATCTTGCCAGCAAAGGTTATCCTGTTACCGTAATTACTCCAGGTAACAATAAAGAAGAAATTTTGCGGGTAGTCCAGGAACTCGGTATTGCTTTTGAACAAGTTGTATTGTTAGGATATCCACCATTCCTCAAAGATGTGATTGATACAGGCATTGCTCGCGGCATTGAATGGCAACGGTATCAAATTAAATTGGTGATGGCAGGAGAGGTGTTTAGTGAGGAATGGCGCAGTTTGGTAGGTGAAAGAGTAGGTTTTCAACATCCCTGCTACGATTCTGCATCACTCTATGGCACAGCAGATGCAGGTGTATTGGGCAATGAAACACCCTTAAGTATCTGTATTCGCCGTTTCTTAGCAGCACATCCAGAGGCGGCGCGCACTCTGTTTGGTGAATCTCGTTTACCCACACTCGTACAGTATGACCCAGTCAGTCGTTTTTTTGAAGTCAAAGATCGTGCATTGCTCTTTTCTGGAGACAACGGTATTCCCTTAGTGCGTTACAATATTTTGGATACTGGTGGTATAATTAATTACAATGCTATGCAGCAGTTTTTGGCGCAGTACGGTTTCGATCCGGTGACTGAGTTACAAGCTCATGGTGGTAGAGGTGTGCGCCCATTGCCTTTTGTTTATGTTTTCGGACGCTCTAACTTTACCGTCTCTTACTTTGGTGCGAATATCTACCCTGAAAATGTAAGTGTGGGATTAGAACAGCCAGAAATTAGAGATTGGGTTACGGGCAAGTTTGTCATGCAGGTAAAAGAAGATGCAGATCAAAACCGGTTTTTATCTATAGTTGTGGAATTAGCGCCAGGAGAAGAAGGTAACGAACAAAGAAGGCAAGCCATAACATCTTCCATTCTCACCCAACTATTGCGCCTCAACAGCGAATTTGCTAACTATGTTCCACCAGAATATCAAATGCCACAAATTGCATTAGTCCCAACAAGCGATCCAGAATATTTTCCTGTAGGAGTAAAGCATAGGTATACGCGTAAGTAG
- a CDS encoding alpha/beta fold hydrolase — protein sequence MHIKPYVPEFLLFVQHGWADDNQQMKALARSLVTETTVIIAPNLGYIQTWISITPLIELVENIASKQIDNYSDVPIRIIGHSMGGLIWLEVLKLHPEWWSKIHSLVLIASPVGGADLGRIIDPFGLGIGIARDLGINRKIIAEKIAAVIPTLAIAGDIDGGSDGTIPVECTKFPNALFTYLPGLSHAALRNHPAVVSVISEFWLDSTIGEAIAFDEIIRRLHDVPGITDGHWRDFSKAEILMNLNNGGTIRTWRNLLGVDHVFVASPEGQCLYAGFVGWMHSEDLRRALEEIRQTYAVF from the coding sequence ATGCATATAAAACCCTACGTACCAGAGTTTCTCCTATTTGTGCAGCATGGTTGGGCTGATGATAACCAACAAATGAAGGCTCTGGCTCGTAGCTTGGTTACGGAAACAACCGTGATTATTGCACCTAATCTGGGATACATTCAGACCTGGATTAGCATAACTCCCCTAATCGAGCTTGTAGAAAACATTGCCAGCAAGCAAATAGATAACTATTCGGATGTACCGATTAGGATTATTGGTCATTCGATGGGCGGTTTAATCTGGTTAGAAGTACTGAAACTGCATCCAGAATGGTGGTCTAAGATACACTCGCTCGTTTTGATTGCATCGCCAGTTGGGGGAGCAGACTTGGGGCGAATTATTGACCCGTTTGGCTTAGGAATCGGAATTGCTCGTGACTTGGGAATAAATCGTAAAATCATCGCTGAAAAAATTGCTGCTGTTATCCCAACTTTAGCGATCGCAGGAGATATTGACGGTGGCAGTGACGGTACAATTCCCGTAGAATGTACAAAGTTTCCCAATGCTTTGTTCACCTACCTGCCTGGTCTATCCCACGCTGCATTAAGAAATCATCCAGCCGTCGTGTCTGTAATTAGCGAATTCTGGTTGGATTCTACAATTGGTGAAGCCATCGCTTTTGACGAAATCATTCGACGGTTACACGACGTACCAGGTATTACGGATGGTCATTGGCGAGACTTTAGCAAAGCTGAAATCTTGATGAACCTCAACAACGGTGGTACAATCCGAACTTGGAGAAATCTCCTAGGGGTAGACCACGTGTTTGTCGCGTCTCCAGAGGGGCAATGTTTATATGCAGGTTTTGTGGGTTGGATGCACTCTGAAGATCTACGTCGAGCTTTAGAAGAAATTAGGCAAACATATGCGGTCTTTTAA
- a CDS encoding phage holin family protein, translating to MTGFLISVVVIAISLLIISKLPTGVEVDSPWIALIAGAIIGAFNGIWSLFPNWFRTTSTVISLGLIPLIGSIIVFGLAAWIVEGFRLRWGIASAIIGAIALSIVNSILFFILRQAGLIVY from the coding sequence ATGACTGGCTTTCTCATTTCTGTTGTAGTGATTGCTATCAGTTTATTAATCATCTCCAAACTACCTACAGGCGTTGAGGTTGATAGTCCCTGGATTGCTCTGATTGCTGGAGCAATTATTGGCGCTTTCAATGGCATTTGGAGTTTATTTCCTAATTGGTTTAGAACGACAAGTACCGTTATTAGCCTGGGGTTGATTCCCTTGATTGGCAGCATCATTGTATTTGGTCTGGCAGCTTGGATAGTTGAGGGATTTAGACTCCGGTGGGGAATTGCAAGTGCGATTATTGGGGCGATCGCGCTTAGCATTGTCAACTCTATTCTTTTCTTTATCCTGCGTCAGGCAGGTTTGATCGTGTACTAA
- a CDS encoding AI-2E family transporter, producing MSQSPKPNPWQTFNTSTLLRLLLLFACAWALVLLIGYFYNVIAIFTTAAIIAALLNYPVKWLSRYIPRGLAITIVFLFTVAVLIALVTALGLEVIHQGQGLTARIADALKTQNILPFKEFLGNLNFERLFDTLQTGLISGIGIVQNIFSSIFTLIFLAVISLYMLIDGEKLWFSCLRLIPAKSRDRFAITFQRSFLGFLRGQLLLMLFLSTASFIIFSILGVNYALFLALIVGILDAIPGIGATLAVLTVSLLILASQGWVVAVKVIIACIILQQIQDNFVSPKVMGNALEISPVLLFLALFIGERVAGLLGVFLSIPIAGMIAAWMRAEEVEAQASVPEQSQELTNKLEVPPP from the coding sequence ATGAGTCAATCCCCAAAACCAAATCCCTGGCAAACTTTCAACACCTCAACCTTGCTACGCTTGCTGTTGCTGTTCGCCTGTGCTTGGGCGCTTGTTCTGCTAATTGGTTACTTCTATAACGTTATTGCCATCTTTACTACCGCTGCGATTATTGCAGCATTACTCAACTATCCAGTTAAGTGGTTGTCTCGCTATATTCCCCGGGGATTGGCAATTACAATTGTCTTCTTATTTACTGTTGCTGTGCTCATTGCTCTGGTAACTGCCCTTGGATTGGAGGTGATCCATCAAGGACAAGGACTAACTGCACGGATTGCTGATGCCCTCAAGACCCAGAATATATTACCCTTCAAAGAGTTTCTAGGCAACTTAAACTTTGAGAGGTTATTTGATACCTTACAAACGGGTTTAATCTCTGGAATAGGAATTGTTCAAAATATTTTCTCCAGTATTTTCACACTGATTTTTCTTGCTGTCATCAGTCTGTACATGCTGATTGATGGCGAAAAGCTCTGGTTTTCCTGTTTGAGATTGATACCTGCCAAGTCGCGCGATCGCTTTGCCATCACATTTCAGCGAAGTTTCCTGGGGTTTCTCCGGGGGCAATTATTGTTAATGCTATTCTTGTCAACCGCGAGTTTTATTATCTTCTCAATTTTAGGAGTCAACTATGCGTTATTTTTAGCACTCATAGTGGGAATATTAGATGCTATCCCCGGTATTGGTGCAACACTTGCAGTACTCACGGTTAGTCTCTTAATTTTGGCGTCTCAGGGCTGGGTAGTTGCCGTCAAAGTTATTATTGCTTGTATCATTCTTCAACAAATTCAAGACAATTTTGTGAGTCCGAAAGTGATGGGCAATGCCTTGGAGATAAGCCCCGTTTTACTCTTTCTAGCTCTGTTCATAGGTGAGCGAGTTGCTGGGTTACTGGGTGTGTTTCTATCTATTCCAATTGCTGGGATGATAGCCGCTTGGATGAGAGCAGAAGAAGTGGAAGCACAAGCATCTGTACCAGAGCAATCGCAAGAATTAACGAATAAATTGGAAGTTCCGCCTCCATAA
- a CDS encoding DNA-binding protein, with product MRKRGALAAAILITLSLGIVSQSFAQPGMRMRGSGGWGPGHHYSRMYNAQTVETLSGEVVSVDTITPSRGMSQGVHLTLKTAKETISVHLGPSWYIDNQDMQIQPGDKIEVKGSRISFAGKPAIIAASVKKGNEVLTLRDDKGFPAWSGWRYDNQQPQR from the coding sequence ATGAGGAAAAGAGGAGCTTTAGCAGCAGCAATATTAATTACTCTCAGTTTGGGTATTGTCAGTCAATCTTTTGCTCAACCAGGAATGAGGATGAGAGGTAGTGGTGGCTGGGGGCCAGGACATCATTACAGCAGAATGTATAATGCTCAAACTGTTGAGACTCTCAGTGGGGAAGTAGTCAGTGTAGATACAATTACTCCCTCTAGAGGAATGTCTCAAGGTGTGCATTTGACTTTGAAAACAGCTAAGGAAACTATTTCGGTACATTTAGGGCCAAGTTGGTACATCGATAACCAAGATATGCAAATTCAGCCAGGCGACAAAATTGAGGTTAAAGGCTCAAGAATTTCTTTTGCAGGAAAACCAGCAATTATTGCGGCTTCTGTTAAGAAAGGAAACGAAGTACTAACGCTGCGGGATGACAAAGGTTTTCCTGCTTGGAGTGGTTGGAGATATGACAATCAACAACCTCAGAGGTAG
- a CDS encoding ArsR/SmtB family transcription factor has product MSEISITALTQVAEYFKVLSEVSRLQVLNCLRSGPKSVTEIVEATGLGQANVSKHLKVLMQVGMVSRHPNGVSVFYQISDPVIFELCEVVCDRIATRLLEQVQQLEQIKEIAG; this is encoded by the coding sequence ATGTCGGAGATATCAATTACAGCTCTTACTCAAGTTGCCGAGTATTTCAAAGTGCTTTCAGAAGTCAGCCGACTGCAAGTTTTGAATTGTTTAAGGTCTGGGCCTAAAAGTGTGACAGAAATTGTGGAAGCAACGGGGCTAGGTCAGGCGAATGTTTCTAAACATCTGAAAGTTTTGATGCAAGTAGGGATGGTTTCTCGCCATCCCAACGGAGTGAGCGTCTTTTATCAGATTTCCGATCCGGTAATTTTTGAGCTATGTGAAGTAGTGTGCGATCGCATCGCCACCCGTCTATTAGAACAAGTACAGCAGTTAGAACAGATCAAGGAAATAGCTGGGTAA
- a CDS encoding beta-lactamase hydrolase domain-containing protein: protein MENVKRINDELTVSGQVTPEQLQQVANEGFKSVMNLRSPDEKGFLADEEQQAKALGLHYVNIPVKVDTLTEEQTTEILKEIDELPKPALIHCGTAMRAGAMSLMNVATRQGMTPEQAFQKAGEIGFDCSSNPKMKEFFAQYVFQHSSANK from the coding sequence ATGGAAAACGTGAAAAGGATTAATGATGAGTTAACCGTATCAGGACAGGTAACGCCAGAACAGTTGCAACAGGTAGCAAATGAGGGCTTTAAGTCAGTAATGAATTTGCGATCGCCTGATGAAAAAGGTTTTCTTGCCGACGAGGAGCAACAAGCCAAAGCATTAGGGCTGCATTATGTAAATATTCCAGTCAAAGTTGATACCCTCACTGAAGAACAGACAACAGAGATTCTCAAAGAAATAGACGAACTTCCGAAACCAGCCTTAATTCATTGCGGTACAGCGATGCGTGCGGGTGCAATGTCGTTGATGAATGTGGCGACAAGGCAAGGAATGACACCAGAGCAAGCATTTCAAAAGGCTGGTGAAATCGGTTTTGATTGCAGTTCCAATCCAAAAATGAAGGAATTTTTCGCGCAATACGTTTTCCAGCACTCATCAGCAAACAAGTGA